Proteins co-encoded in one Thermodesulfobacteriota bacterium genomic window:
- a CDS encoding HigA family addiction module antitoxin gives MNTKELLDPITPGEILREDFMEPMGISINRLARDLAVPPNRISGIVNGKRAITADTALRLQCYFKIEAQFWLNLQSEHDLRVVKRNIWSDIERRILPVQDMQTTKTHEAMV, from the coding sequence ATGAATACAAAAGAATTACTCGATCCTATTACCCCGGGCGAAATTCTGCGGGAAGATTTTATGGAACCAATGGGTATTAGCATAAATAGACTTGCACGAGATCTTGCTGTTCCTCCCAACAGGATAAGTGGAATCGTCAATGGCAAACGTGCTATTACAGCAGATACCGCTTTAAGATTGCAGTGTTACTTTAAAATTGAGGCACAATTTTGGCTGAATCTCCAGTCTGAACATGATTTAAGAGTCGTTAAGCGCAATATTTGGTCTGATATTGAACGTCGCATCTTACCGGTGCAGGATATGCAGACAACCAAAACGCATGAAGCTATGGTATAA
- a CDS encoding type II toxin-antitoxin system RelE/ParE family toxin — MIKSFSCRDTEKLFNDQRVRRFQSFERQARKRLMVLHAAPSLDALKLNPGNKFHALGGDRKGQYAISINKKWRVCFEWQDNNAYNVKILDYH, encoded by the coding sequence ATGATTAAGTCGTTTTCCTGCCGAGATACAGAGAAATTATTCAATGACCAACGAGTGAGACGTTTCCAATCTTTTGAACGGCAGGCAAGAAAACGGTTAATGGTTTTACATGCTGCTCCAAGTCTGGATGCCTTAAAGCTAAATCCAGGAAACAAATTCCATGCCTTGGGAGGAGACAGAAAAGGGCAATATGCTATCAGCATTAACAAAAAATGGCGTGTTTGTTTCGAGTGGCAAGACAATAATGCTTATAACGTTAAAATTTTAGATTATCATTGA
- a CDS encoding FAD-binding oxidoreductase — MNYNRLTSTHKKDLQKIVAKDRFSTGESNLNLHSKDQSHHPPSMPEAVIWPVDRFEVAEILKYAHKNRLPITGWGSGSSLEGNPIPVSGGIVLDFSQMNRIIDIRAKDFQADVEPGVIYQDLNEKLKYSGLFFPPDPGARATIGGIIANNSSGTRTVHYGSAKDYVIRLSIVLADGSYIETGTRASKTSSGYDLIHLFVGSEGTLGIVVEATVKLTGLPQEFSAAIVSFPNITDAGKAVYQIRRYGLDPAALELLSTECIELINNKKGLGLTEAPTLFIEFHGPSVTYLSETLKMAQEICHDSGCSEFRSGLGRDERDRLFEARHELAEMIFQNHPDCNVQILDVAVPITGYANMISKAREMTDAAGLTGYAFSHAGDGNIHLCLAGKKQNQKDWDLIDNISHEMVAAALSLGGTATGEHGVGIGKKKYMADEHGHSLEWMKKIKKLFDPTNILNPGKIF, encoded by the coding sequence ATGAATTATAATCGTTTAACTTCAACGCATAAGAAAGATCTCCAAAAGATCGTGGCAAAAGATCGTTTTTCCACCGGGGAATCCAATCTGAATCTCCATTCAAAGGACCAGTCTCATCATCCGCCATCCATGCCTGAAGCGGTCATATGGCCTGTTGACAGGTTTGAGGTAGCGGAAATTTTAAAATATGCCCATAAAAACCGCCTACCCATCACCGGATGGGGATCGGGTTCAAGTCTGGAAGGAAACCCGATTCCTGTGAGCGGCGGGATCGTTCTCGATTTTTCTCAAATGAACAGGATTATCGATATCAGAGCAAAGGATTTCCAGGCAGATGTGGAGCCGGGGGTTATTTATCAGGATCTGAATGAAAAATTGAAATATTCAGGGCTGTTTTTCCCTCCTGATCCTGGCGCGCGGGCAACCATTGGGGGTATCATCGCCAATAATTCCAGCGGAACAAGGACGGTTCACTACGGATCTGCCAAGGATTATGTGATACGACTTTCCATTGTGCTTGCCGACGGCAGCTATATTGAAACCGGCACCCGGGCGTCAAAAACATCTTCAGGATATGATTTGATTCACCTGTTTGTGGGTTCGGAAGGGACTCTGGGGATTGTGGTTGAGGCCACCGTGAAACTGACCGGTCTTCCCCAGGAATTTTCTGCAGCCATTGTGAGCTTTCCAAACATTACTGATGCAGGAAAAGCGGTGTATCAGATCAGAAGATACGGGCTCGATCCGGCGGCATTGGAACTTTTAAGTACGGAGTGTATTGAATTGATCAATAATAAAAAGGGACTTGGGCTGACTGAAGCCCCGACTCTTTTTATCGAGTTTCACGGTCCTTCGGTGACCTATCTTTCAGAAACGCTTAAAATGGCTCAAGAGATTTGTCATGATTCAGGTTGTAGCGAATTTCGTTCCGGTTTGGGCAGAGATGAAAGGGATCGCCTGTTTGAAGCACGACATGAATTGGCGGAAATGATCTTTCAAAATCATCCGGACTGCAATGTACAAATACTGGACGTGGCTGTCCCCATAACAGGATATGCCAACATGATTTCTAAAGCGCGTGAAATGACAGATGCGGCAGGATTGACCGGTTATGCGTTTAGCCATGCCGGGGACGGGAATATCCATCTTTGCCTTGCAGGGAAAAAGCAAAACCAAAAAGATTGGGATTTGATAGACAATATCAGCCATGAAATGGTTGCAGCAGCTTTATCACTTGGCGGTACCGCCACCGGAGAACATGGCGTGGGCATTGGGAAAAAGAAGTATATGGCTGATGAACATGGCCACAGCCTTGAATGGATGAAAAAAATAAAAAAGCTGTTCGATCCCACCAATATCCTGAACCCCGGTAAAATATTTTAA
- a CDS encoding MGMT family protein, whose protein sequence is MKTFAEKAYDLLRKVPKGRVTTYKEIAHALKTRAYRGVGQAMRKNPYAPEVP, encoded by the coding sequence ATGAAAACCTTTGCTGAAAAAGCATACGATCTTTTAAGGAAGGTGCCTAAAGGGCGTGTAACGACCTATAAAGAAATTGCCCACGCGCTGAAAACCAGAGCATATCGCGGGGTCGGGCAGGCCATGCGAAAAAATCCATATGCGCCCGAGGTGCCCTGA
- a CDS encoding ankyrin repeat domain-containing protein has protein sequence MIRHRSFFLILIMSLLISVLQMASNTFANPLSEALIKATELGDLAKVRELLGRGANVNFSDRSGWTALIKAAHNGHTDIAQELIAKGADVNIKEKAGWSALMQAAQFGHVKITQMLLAKKARVNEQSIHGSTALMFASNNGHADVVTDLLKYDALVNTKDRSGTTALMFAALDGYDTVVRKLIEHSADLNIQNDSGETALIYAVKFGHEYVARILIDHCANLKIKDADGLTALDYAKQNNNSRITQLIMNAKPCN, from the coding sequence ATGATACGCCATCGATCTTTTTTCTTGATCCTCATCATGTCACTTCTGATATCGGTCCTGCAGATGGCCTCCAACACTTTTGCCAACCCGCTTTCCGAAGCTCTCATTAAAGCGACAGAGTTAGGTGATCTGGCCAAGGTAAGAGAACTCCTCGGCCGCGGCGCAAATGTTAATTTTTCTGATAGGTCTGGTTGGACCGCTTTAATCAAAGCCGCACATAACGGCCACACCGACATCGCTCAAGAGTTGATTGCTAAAGGTGCCGATGTAAATATAAAGGAAAAAGCAGGGTGGTCTGCGCTGATGCAGGCAGCACAGTTTGGACATGTGAAAATCACCCAAATGCTGTTGGCAAAAAAGGCCAGAGTCAACGAACAAAGCATCCACGGCTCCACTGCCCTGATGTTTGCGTCTAACAACGGACATGCCGATGTTGTCACCGACCTGTTGAAATATGACGCTCTGGTAAATACCAAAGACCGCTCAGGCACCACGGCATTAATGTTTGCCGCCCTCGATGGTTATGATACGGTGGTTAGAAAACTGATCGAGCATTCGGCAGACCTAAATATCCAAAACGACTCCGGAGAAACCGCCTTGATTTATGCGGTCAAATTCGGCCATGAATATGTCGCACGCATACTGATTGATCATTGCGCCAATCTAAAAATAAAGGACGCTGACGGTCTCACTGCTTTGGACTATGCCAAACAGAACAACAATTCCCGAATCACTCAACTGATAATGAATGCAAAACCATGTAATTAG
- a CDS encoding 4-oxalocrotonate tautomerase family protein gives MPYVNIKITNEGVTPQKKAALIKGTTDLLRNVLGKNPQTTVVVIDEVQTDNWGIGGETVSIRRTRGQ, from the coding sequence GCCATACGTTAACATCAAAATAACCAATGAGGGGGTAACTCCACAGAAAAAAGCAGCATTAATAAAAGGAACCACTGATTTGCTGCGAAATGTTCTGGGGAAAAATCCTCAAACAACCGTTGTGGTGATAGATGAGGTTCAAACCGATAATTGGGGCATTGGTGGAGAGACAGTTAGTATCAGAAGAACGCGCGGGCAATAA